From Schizosaccharomyces pombe strain 972h- genome assembly, chromosome: II, the proteins below share one genomic window:
- the mug166 gene encoding protein mug166, which produces MPRRAVLFRGNSFISFSSISSGNESSAHGDASLGQADKPLTVDVLDAWTTQFTKKQTRVFHEAYVSAYIDLQQKYARLERLQEQILNLERSLLNYKSLKSNSTTTVATVPSEKRYFFRRKPKTSSTTNSLSSSSSSVSHMNQDANPNSTVLTFTAVPYDSCLPAPDRHTPSSASSRASETGTTSPQSMRNQISLLYSKVDQVKTEIASAQAVMHDLLRTYPGSESLQQSTHTQF; this is translated from the coding sequence ATGCCAAGGAGAGCTGTACTTTTCCGTGGCAATTCATTCATTTCGTTTTCGTCAATTTCCTCAGGAAACGAGAGTAGCGCCCATGGGGATGCTTCACTTGGACAAGCAGATAAACCCTTAACTGTCGACGTTTTAGATGCTTGGACCACTCAATTCACAAAAAAGCAGACCAGGGTCTTTCATGAGGCATATGTAAGCGCTTATATCGATTTGCAACAAAAATACGCTCGACTTGAACGACTTCAGGAGCAGATCCTTAATTTGGAAAGATCGCtgttaaattataaatctttaaaaagtaacTCTACCACAACGGTGGCGACAGTTCCCTCCGAAAAACGATATTTCTTCCGCCGCAAACCAAAAACTTCTTCAACTACTAATTCtctctcttcttcttcttctagTGTCTCGCATATGAATCAAGATGCTAACCCCAATAGCACCGTATTGACCTTTACTGCTGTTCCTTACGATTCTTGTTTACCTGCACCAGACCGACACACTCCCTCTAGTGCATCGTCTAGGGCGAGTGAAACGGGTACCACAAGCCCACAAAGTATGAGGAACCAAATTAGCCTTCTTTACTCAAAAGTCGATCAAGTCAAAACTGAAATTGCTTCGGCACAAGCTGTTATGCATGATTTGTTGCGCACTTATCCTGGCAGTGAAAGTTTGCAACAATCTACTCATACTCAATTTTGA
- the dot2 gene encoding ESCRT II complex subunit Dot2, producing MRKRIGIGALNDDEYLKQYEEVGNELIEQQSDEIASQLSTFQEALKTFAREHATEIKQNSQFRNTFVKLALKIGLDPFVSGSDESAWAAVGMNEFYYQVAVRVIEVCYATQMENGGLLSVSQVCRFLNEENEAFGHEWLRETDVVRAVDSLAPLGPGFVLEKIAGKQYIRSLPLELNTDQNVVLEAVEILGYVTISILRDNYAWERSRCIQVLNDLVSKSLLWIDSQGVEMAYWGASNLIDDQAQRFLYENF from the exons ATGCgtaaaagaattggaaTTGGAGCTTTGAACGACGATGAATATCTAAAACAGTATGAAGAAGTAGGAAATGAACTTATTGAACAGCAGTCCGATGAAATTGCATCTCAACTCTCGACGTTTCAGGAAGCGCTGAAGACGTTTGCGAGAGAACATGCCACTGagataaaacaaaactCTCAATTTCGAAATACATTTGTTAAGTTAGCTTTGAAAATTGGTTTAGATCCATTTGTTAGTGGTTCTGATGAGTCAGCTTGGGCGGCCGTGGGCATGAACGAATTCTATTATCAGGTCGCTGTACGAGTAATCGAAGTCTGTTATGCTACTCAAATGGAGAATGGAGGCCTCTTATCGGTCAGCCAAGTTTgtcgttttttaaatgaagaaaatgaagccTTTGGTCATGAATGGTTAAGAGAGACTGACGTTGTTCGAGCTGTCGATAGTTTGGCCCCACTTGGCCCTGGCTTTgttcttgaaaaaattgcagGTAAACAGTATATCCGGTCCCTTCCTTTAGAGCTCAACACCGACCAAAATGTTGTTTTAGAGGCTGTAGAGATATTGGGCTATGTAACAATATCTATTTTACGGGACAATTACGCTTGGGAGCGTAGCAGATGCATTCAAGTATTG AATGATTtagtttcaaaatcattacTCTGGATTGACTCCCAGGGGGTGGAGATGGCCTATTGGGGTGCAAGCAATCTTATCGACGACCAGGCGCAAAGGTTTTTATACGAAAATTTCTAA
- the rrn11 gene encoding RNA polymerase I transcription factor subunit Rrn11 codes for MFSPCTVKEKRSTLRSVAPNPESSVIPPIPLPSRRYKTRHIDALCSLMHLCLLRKDYPRASRAFSLLLRSKSVDISKLWNIGLEILNKVNPEASSEYMERLIARYPARPSINNSYPNRNAEHFFPAYIMLLIQRQEYNKAMKLLDEYLLLPPYNQNPALHEYSGMLCFELAKEEASESERTKWIEKAKYNFSNAGIDVEL; via the exons ATGTTCTCTCCTTGTACCGTTAAAGAAAAACGTTCAACTTTGCGAAGTGTCGCTCCCAACCCGGAATCTTCTGTTATACCTCCAATTCCTTTACCATCAAGAAGGTATAAAACAAGACATATTGATGCACTTTGTTCGTTGATGCACCTTTGCTTATTGCGCAAAGATTACCCAAGGGCATCTAGGGCTTTTTCATTACTGTTGAGATCTAAGAGTGTTGACATTTCCAAATTATGGAACATTGgacttgaaattttgaacaaaGTTAATCCAGAAGCTTCATCAGAGTATATGGAGCGACTAATAGCTCGATATCCTGCGCGTCCATCCATTAACAACTCTTATCCGAATCGTAAT GCAGAACATTTTTTTCCAGCATATATCATGCTACTTATTCAGCGCCAAGAATACAATAAAGCTATGAAGTTGCTTGATGAGTATTTGCTGTTACCACCCTACAATCAGAATCCTGCATTGCATGAGTATTCCGGAATGTTGTGTTTTGAACTTGCCAAGGAGGAAGCTTCAGAATCTGAGCGAACTAAATGGATTGAAAAGGCGAAATACAACTTTTCAAACGCAGGAATTGACGTCGAATTGTAG
- the rpc1 gene encoding DNA-directed RNA polymerase III complex large subunit Rpc1, whose product MKDPIDDQIPKRIKHLQFGINGPEEFVKDGTVEVSRRDLYTMTDRSPAEHGALDLHMGTSNKQINCATCGESMADCMGHFGYVKLALPVFHIGYFKATLTILQNICKDCSSVLLSDQEKRQFLKDLRRPGIDNLRRSQICKRINDHCKKMRRCSKCDAMQGVVKKAGPLKIIHERFRYVRKSQDDEENFRHSFDEALKTIPELKMHLSKAHDDLNPLKVLNLFKQITPVDCELLGMDPEHGRPENLLWRYVPAPPVCIRPSVAQEGATTEDDLTVKITEIIWTSSLIRAALSKGTPISNLMEQWEFMQLSIAMYINSEMPGLRPSDMPSKPIRGFCQRLKGKQGRFRGNLSGKRVDFSGRTVISPDPNLRIDQVAVPYRIAKILTFPERVTTQNKKHLQDCIRNGPDVHPGANYVIDRESGFKRFLRFGNRNRIADDLKIGDIVERHLHDNDVVLFNRQPSLHKLSIMAHLVKVRPWRTLRFNECVCGPYNADFDGDEMNLHVPQTEEAKTEALELMGIKNNLVSPRNGEPIIAATQDFITAAYLLSLKDTFLDRKSISNICCYMMDASTHIDLPPPAIIKPRCLWTGKQVFTVLMKPNRFSKVLVNLDAKTRSFSRIKSKTPEMCPKDGYLMIRNSEIIAGVVDKSVVGDGKKDSLFYVILRDYGALEAAEAITRLSKMCARFLGNRGFSIGIEDVQPGKSLSSQKEILVNKAYATSDDFIMQYAKGILECQPGMDQEATLEAKISSTLSKVRDDVGEICMDELGPANSPLIMATCGSKGSKINVSQMVACVGQQIISGKRVPDGFQDRSLPHFHKNSKHPLAKGFVSNSFYSGLTPTEFLFHAISGREGLVDTAVKTAETGYMSRRLMKSLEDLSSAYDGTVRSSNSDVVQFVYGDDGLDPTYMEGDGQAVEFKRTWIHSVNLNYDRHDSAMLPYEIIDYVNRALDDPKFLTNCNRDFIETIRTFVIENIAKYLASVRERRDLAPMLEEPDMDDLDDMEGDEFAPVAKRKSVENIIRVTEKQLRSFVDRCWEKYMRAKVEPGTAVGAIGAQSIGEPGTQMTLKTFHFAGVAAQTTLGVPRIKEIINAAKTISTPIITGQLINDRDERSARVVKGRIEKTYLKDVTSYIEEVYGPVTTYLSIQVNFDTISKLQLDITLADIAAAIWNTPKLKIPSQQVTVNNTLQQIHVHTSSDGKSSETEVYYRLQTYKRVLPDVVVAGIPTINRSVINQESGKIELFMEGTGLQAVMNTEGIVGTKTSTNHVMEMKDVLGIEAARYSIISEIGYTMAKHGLTVDPRHIMLLGDVMTCKGEVLGITRFGVAKMKDSVLALASFEKTTDHLFNAAARFAKDSIEGISECIVLGKLAPIGTNVFQLIRRTEEEEEQKPKELLFDTPSLHQLEITA is encoded by the exons atgaaagatcCTATTGATGATCAG ATTCCTAAGAGGATAAAGCATCTTCAGTTTGGAATTAATGGTCCAGAAGAATTTGTTAAAGATGGAACCGTAGAAGTTTCTAGGAGAGATCTGTATACGATGACAGACCGATCACCAGCAGAACATGGTGCTTTAGATTTACATATGGGTACCAGCAATAAGCAAATTAATTGTGCTACTTGTGGTGAATCAATGGCTGATTGTATGGGTCATTTTGGTTATGTTAAGCTTGCTTTACCCGTTTTTCACATAGGATACTTCAAGGCTACGTTGAccattttacaaaatatatGTAAGGATTGTTCTTCAGTTCTTCTATCAGACCAAGAAAAACGccaatttttgaaggacTTGAGACGTCCTGGCATTGATAATCTGCGTCGGTCACAGATATGTAAGAGAATTAATGAtcattgcaaaaaaatgcgCCGCTGTTCTAAATGCGACGCAATGCAAGGTGTGGTAAAAAAGGCTGGtcctttgaaaataattcacGAAAGATTTCGGTATGTTCGCAAATCACAAGATGACGAGGAAAATTTTCGACACTCGTTCGATGAAGCTTTGAAAACTATACCCGAACTGAAAATGCATCTCTCAAAAGCCCATGATGATTTAAATCCTTTAAAGgttttaaatcttttcaaacaaattacTCCAGTTGATTGTGAGCTACTGGGAATGGATCCTGAACATGGTCGTCCAGAAAATTTACTTTGGCGTTACGTTCCTGCTCCTCCTGTTTGCATCCGTCCTTCGGTAGCCCAAGAGGGTGCTACCACTGAAGATGATTTAACCGTAAAAATCACTGAAATTATTTGGACTAGTTCGCTAATTCGTGCCGCCTTAAGTAAAGGCACTCCTATTAGTAATTTAATGGAACAATGGGAATTTATGCAACTATCCATTGCAATGTATATTAATAGTGAGATGCCAGGTCTCCGTCCTTCTGACATGCCCTCAAAGCCCATTCGGGGGTTTTGTCAACGTCTTAAGGGTAAACAGGGTAGATTTCGTGGTAATTTGTCGGGAAAGCGTGTAGACTTTTCCGGCAGAACAGTTATTAGCCCGGATCCTAATTTACGAATTGATCAAGTTGCCGTTCCATATCGCATTGCTAAAATTTTGACATTTCCCGAAAGAGTCACAACTCAAAACAAGAAGCACTTACAGGATTGCATCAGAAATGGGCCCGATGTGCATCCAGGTGCAAACTATGTTATAGATCGAGAAAGCGGGTTTAAGCGCTTTTTGAGGTTTGGCAATAGAAACCGTATTGCTGATGATTTGAAAATTGGTGATATCGTTGAGCGTCATCTACATGATAACGATGTAGTTTTGTTCAATCGTCAACCTTCACTCCATAAGTTATCAATCATGGCTCACTTGGTAAAGGTACGACCATGGCGTACCTTAAGATTTAATGAATGTGTATGCGGTCCCTACAATGCCGATTTTGATGGCGATGAAATGAATTTACATGTTCCTCAAACTGAGGAGGCAAAGACAGAAGCCTTGGAGTTGATGGGCATTAAAAACAATCTTGTAAGTCCCAGAAACGGTGAGCCCATTATTGCAGCAACTCAAGATTTCATTACAGCTGCctatttgctttctttaaaagataCGTTTTTAGATCGTAAAAGTATCTCGAATATATGTTGTTATATGATGGATGCTTCGACTCATATTGATTTACCTCCACCTGCCATTATTAAACCTCGCTGTTTATGGACTGGAAAACAAGTGTTTACAGTATTGATGAAACCTAATAGATTTAGCAAAGTTTTGGTAAATCTGGATGCTAAAACTCGATCCTTCTCTCGAATTAAGTCAAAGACCCCTGAGATGTGTCCCAAAGATGGATATTTAATGATTAGAAATAGCGAAATTATAGCTGGTGTTGTTGATAAATCAGTTGTTGGCGATGGCAAGAAGGATTCACTATTTTATGTGATTTTGCGGGATTATGGAGCACTAGAGGCAGCCGAGGCAATCACTAGGCTTTCCAAAATGTGTGCTAGATTTTTAGGTAATCGAGGATTTTCCATAGGTATTGAGGATGTTCAACCTGGCAAAAGTCTTTCTtctcaaaaagaaatattggTCAACAAAGCCTATGCTACTTCTGATGATTTCATTATGCAGTATGCAAAGGGAATCCTTGAATGCCAACCAGGAATGGATCAGGAGGCCACGCttgaagcaaaaatttcctCGACACTTTCCAAAGTTCGTGACGATGTCGGAGAAATTTGTATGGATGAATTGGGTCCTGCTAATTCACCTCTGATTATGGCTACCTGTGGTTCCAAGGGTTCAAAGATTAACGTTTCTCAAATGGTTGCTTGTGTCGGTCAACAGATTATTAGTGGTAAACGTGTTCCAGATGGTTTCCAAGATAGATCACTTCCTCATTTCCATAAGAATTCAAAGCATCCGTTAGCTAAAGGATTTGTAAGTAATAGTTTTTACAGTGGATTGACACCTACTGAGTTTCTATTTCACGCTATCTCTGGGCGAGAAGGTCTCGTAGATACTGCAGTCAAAACCGCCGAAACTGGTTACATGTCACGTCGATTAATGAAATCGTTGGAGGATTTATCTTCTGCGTACGATGGTACTGTTCGAAGCTCAAATAGTGATGTTGTACAGTTTGTTTATGGTGATGATGGGTTGGATCCAACGTATATGGAGGGAGATGGTCAAGCTGTCGAATTTAAACGTACGTGGATCCACTCTGTCAATTTGAATTACGATAGACACGACTCTGCGATGTTGCCATATGAAATTATAGATTATGTTAATCGGGCCCTTGATGATCCAAAGTTTCTGACCAATTGCAACAGAGATTTTATTGAAACTATACGTACATTTGTTATAGAAAATATCGCAAAGTATTTGGCTTCTGTTCGTGAGCGTCGTGACCTCGCCCCCATGCTTGAAGAACCAGACATGGATGACCTGGATGACATGGAAGGGGATGAATTTGCACCCGTTgcgaaaagaaaatctgTTGAGAACATTATCAGGGTGACTGAGAAGCAGCTACGCTCATTTGTAGACCGTTGTTGGGAAAAGTATATGCGTGCCAAGGTAGAGCCTGGTACGGCTGTTGGTGCCATTGGTGCTCAGTCCATTGGTGAGCCTGGTACTCAGATGACTCTTAAAACTTTCCATTTTGCTGGTGTTGCTGCCCAAACTACTCTAGGTGTACCTCGcatcaaagaaattattaacGCTGCCAAAACAATTAGTACTCCCATTATCACCGGACAGCTTATCAATGATCGTGACGAAAGATCTGCACGTGTCGTTAAAGGTCGTATTGAGAAGACATACCTGAAAGACGTTACTAGTTATATTGAGGAAGTTTATGGTCCGGTCACTACTTACTTATCTATAcaagtaaattttgataCTATTTCGAAGTTGCAGCTAGATATTACATTAGCTGATATTGCCGCAGCAATTTGGAATACTCCAAAACTTAAGATTCCATCTCAACAAGTCACTGTTAACAACACACTTCAGCAGATTCACGTTCACACCTCTTCCGATGGGAAGAGTAGCGAAACAGAAGTTTATTACAGATTGCAAACGTATAAGCGCGTTTTACCAGATGTTGTAGTTGCTGGAATACCGACCATTAATCGTTCGGTTATCAATCAAGAATCCGGTAAAATTGAGCTCTTCATGGAAGGTACCGGTTTACAGGCTGTAATGAATACAGAAGGGATTGTGGGAACGAAAACTAGTACTAATCATGTAATGGAAATGAAGGATGTCCTAGGTATTGAAGCCGCCCGTTACTCCATTATCTCTGAGATTGGGTATACGATGGCCAAACATGGTCTTACAGTTGATCCTCGACACATTATGCTTCTTGGTGATGTGATGACATGTAAAGGTGAGGTTTTGGGAATTACGAGGTTTGGTGTCGCAAAGATGAAAGATAGTGTTTTAGCACTTGCATCGTTTGAAAAGACTACGGACCATTTGTTTAATGCTGCTGCGAGGTTTGCAAAAGATTCTATCGAAGGCATAAGTGAATGCATTGTCCTCGGTAAACTGGCTCCTATTGGCACGAATGTCTTTCAGCTTATTAGAAGaacagaagaagaagaagagcaAAAACCGAAAGAACTATTGTTTGATACTCCATCTCTTCATCAATTGGAAATTACggcttaa
- the nit1 gene encoding nitrilase superfamily protein, which yields MTLAAVAQLNSSGSILKNLAICKELISQAAAKGAKCIFFPEASDFIAHNSDEAIELTNHPDCSKFIRDVRESATKHSIFVNICVHEPSKVKNKLLNSSLFIEPLHGEIISRYSKAHLFDVEIKNGPTLKESNTTLRGEAILPPCKTPLGKVGSAICFDIRFPEQAIKLRNMGAHIITYPSAFTEKTGAAHWEVLLRARALDSQCYVIAPAQGGKHNEKRASYGHSMIVDPWGTVIAQYSDISSPNGLIFADLDLNLVDHVRTYIPLLRRNDLYPTI from the exons ATGACATTGGCAGCAGTAGCTCAGCTTAACTCAAGTGGTTCTATTCTAAAAAACTTAGCCATATGTAAAGAATTGATAAGTCAAGCAGCCGCCAAAGGTGCGAAATGCATATTCTTCCCTGAGGCTTCTGACTTTATAGCTCATAAT AGTGATGAGGCTATTGAACTTACAAATCATCCTGACTGTAGCAAGTTTATTCGGGACGTTCGAGAGTCAGCTACCAAACATTCAATCTTCGTAAAC ATATGCGTGCACGAACCATCTAAGGTTAAAAACAAGCTACTAAACAGTAGCCTGTTTATCGAGCCTCTTCATGGTGAAATCATTAGCCGTTACAGCAAAGCTCATCTTTTTGatgttgaaattaaaaatggaCCAACTTTAAAAGAGTCGAATACTACACTTCGTGGTGAAGCTATTCTCCCACCTTGTAAAACCCCTCTAGGCAAAGTTGGTTCTGCAATTTGTTTTGACATCCGCTTCCCAGAACAAGCTATAAAGCTTAGAAACATGGGTGCTCACATTATCACATACCCTAGTGCTTTTACTGAAAAGACCGGAGCTGCTCATTGGGAAGTGCTGTTGAGAGCTCGCGCTTTGGACTCTCAGTGTTATGTTATAGCTCCTGCGCAAGGTGGAAAGCATAACGAGAAGCGTGCTAGTTATGGTCATTCCATG attgTTGACCCTTGGG GTACTGTTATTGCTCAATACAGTGATATCTCTTCTCCGAATGGCCTCATTTTTGCTGACCTTGATTTGAATCTTGTTGACCATGTACGAACTTATATTCCACTATTACGTAGAAACGATTTATACCCGACCATTTAG
- the gyp10 gene encoding GTPase-activating protein Gyp10, which translates to MKKKEIKQLKNEIKIALLNSDVETLSHIGKEGHGFLMKSLRKSVWVSLCGLSCRHRMECLSRSTSQSSYADQNQVHLDSERSFFQYKLNPFLLRKHRSQLTKLLSVVFKHYPELCYYQGLHDIAQILLLTLPFSHALPLMEHLVFYRLRDFMLPTLDGTVKQLQLILAVIKARDPTLYEYLIKADIQCYFALSWLITWFAHDVSDISVVCRLFDFFISSHPLTVVYTCAQVVLDNRTSIIELLWDNSGADLLHSYLCKLPASINVNQLIKNTCATISAVPFSSLPLDRYQISPYSCLRNTGDPWEYMSRSNGLLLFRLQLAELQEEKHKPGTKVPAVFLQENIFNGCNMLAAITVIGIGIVASQLIPKSTSNS; encoded by the coding sequence atgaagaagaaggagaTAAAACaactaaaaaatgaaatcaaaattgCATTATTGAACTCTGATGTCGAAACACTTTCCCACATTGGCAAAGAAGGACATGGCTTCCTCATGAAGAGTCTGCGCAAGTCTGTATGGGTCAGTCTTTGTGGTTTATCGTGTCGACATCGAATGGAGTGTCTTTCGAGATCTACTTCTCAGTCTTCTTATGCCGACCAGAATCAGGTTCATTTGGATTCGGAACGATCATTCTTTCAGTACAAGTTGAATCCATTTCTACTTCGTAAACACCGTTCTCAATTGACCAAGCTGCTCAGTGTAGTCTTTAAGCATTATCCGGAACTATGCTACTATCAAGGTCTTCATGATATTGCCCAGATCTTGCTTCTTACCCTTCCTTTCTCTCATGCTCTCCCTTTAATGGAGCATCTAGTATTTTACCGTCTTCGGGACTTTATGCTTCCTACCCTTGATGGCACGGTGAAACAATTGCAGCTAATTTTAGCAGTTATCAAGGCTCGCGATCCCACTCTTTATGAGTATTTAATAAAGGCAGATATCCAGTGTTATTTTGCTCTTTCATGGTTAATCACTTGGTTTGCACACGATGTTTCAGACATTTCGGTGGTATGCAGGTTATTTGACTTCTTCATCTCTTCTCATCCTCTTACCGTCGTGTACACGTGTGCTCAGGTTGTGCTTGATAACCGTACTTCCATTATTGAGCTTTTATGGGATAATTCTGGTGCTGATTTATTGCATAGCTATTTGTGCAAACTTCCGGCGTCTATTAACGTAAATCAACTAATTAAAAATACCTGTGCAACTATATCAGCAGTACCCTTTTCTTCTCTACCCTTGGACCGATACCAAATTTCTCCGTACAGTTGTCTTCGTAATACTGGCGATCCTTGGGAATATATGTCTCGATCCAATGGATTGCTTTTATTTCGACTTCAACTCGCTGAATTGCAGGAAGAAAAACACAAGCCTGGCACCAAGGTTCCTGCTGTTTTTCTTCAAGAAAACATATTCAATGGTTGCAACATGCTTGCGGCCATTACTGTAATAGGCATCGGTATTGTCGCATCTCAACTTATTCCAAAGTCCACATCCAATTCTTAG
- the nog1 gene encoding GTP-binding protein Nog1, whose translation MATAVFKNITPIPDVNTFLDVVLSRTQRKTPTVIRSGFKISRIRGFYGRKVKFTQDTITEKLDSILQEFPKLNDIHPFHADLLNILYDRDHLKIALSQLSTAKHLVENVARDYIRLLKYGDSLYRCKQLKRAALGRMATIIKRQKSSLEFLEQVRQHLSRLPAIDPNTRTLLVCGYPNVGKSSFMNKVTRAQVDVQPYAFTTKSLFVGHFDYKYLRWQVIDTPGILDHPLEQMNTIEMQSITAMAHLRSAVLYFMDLSEMCGYSVAAQVKLYHSIKPLFANKVTILVLNKIDAMRPEDLDQKNQELLQTIIDDGNVKVVQTSCVQDIGVMDVRTTACEALLAARVEQKLKGSRVNNVLNRIHLAEPAARDEVARPACIPDSVKTRRAYDANDPNRRILARDIEAANGGAGVYNVELRDKYILQDPSWKYDRMPELLDGKNVADFVDPEIEAKLLALDEEEERLEREGYYDSDQEIEDADEEEVLEKASRIREKNKLTMLAARQKKIKNRPVLPRTAGIRTLDELQSSLQSAGLPSDSIEERARSRARTAAANEMADGSGVDLLMNEGEEIRSKSIAPRSQSNRRESGVHAEGARSYADRLARVKQIHRNRMARASESDRHVIAAKPKHLLSGKRGNGKTQRR comes from the exons ATGGCAACGGCAGTGTTCAAg AATATTACTCCAATTCCGGATGTGAACACGTTCTTGGACGTGGTCCTTTCTCGGACTCAAAGAAAAACACCTACCGTTATTCGATCAGGGTTTAAG ATCTCTCGTATTAGAGGTTTTTATGGacgaaaagtaaaatttacTCAAGATACAATTACTGAAAAGCTGGATTCGATTTTACAGGAATTCCCTAA ACTTAACGATATTCATCCTTTTCATGCTGACCTTTTGAACATTCTTTACGATCGCGATCACCTTAAAATCGCTCTTTCACAGCTCTCGACAGCCAAACATTTAGTAGAAAATGTCGCTCGTGATTATATCCGTTTGCTCAAGTATGGTGATAGCTTATACCGCTGCAAACAGCTCAAGCGTGCCGCTTTGGGACGCATGGCAACGATCATTAAAAGGCAAAAGTCATCCCTCGAATTTCTTGAGCAAGTCAGACAGCACTTGTCTCGTTTGCCAGCAATTGATCCAAATACACGAACCTTATTGGTTTGCGGCTATCCCAACGTTGGTAAATCCTCATTCATGAACAAGGTTACTCGTGCTCAAGTTGATGTTCAGCCTTATGCTTTTACCACTAAATCTCTATTTGTCGGTCATTttgattataaatatttgagATGGCAAGTGATTGATACTCCTGGTATTCTGGACCACCCTTTAGAGCAAATGAACACCATTGAAATGCAATCTATTACTGCAATGGCTCATCTTCGATCTGCGGTTTTATATTTCATGGATCTCTCGGAAATGTGCGGTTACAGTGTTGCTGCACAGGTTAAATTATATCATAGCATTAAACCCCTTTTTGCCAACAAGGTTACTATTTTGGTTCTCAACAAGATTGACGCCATGAGGCCTGAGGATTTggatcaaaaaaatcaagagCTTCTTCAAACCATCATTGACGACGGTAATGTTAAGGTGGTTCAAACTAGCTGTGTTCAAGATATCGGTGTTATGGATGTACGTACTACCGCTTGTGAAGCCCTTTTGGCTGCTCGTGTCGAACAAAAACTTAAGGGCTCAAGGGTTAACAATGTTCTTAATCGCATTCATCTTGCTGAGCCTGCTGCTCGTGATGAGGTTGCACGACCAGCTTGCATTCCTGATTCTGTTAAAACTCGCCGTGCATATGATGCAAATGATCCAAATCGCCGTATACTTGCTCGTGATATTGAAGCTGCAAACGGAGGTGCTGGTGTCTATAATGTTGAATTGCGTGACAAGTATATTCTTCAAGACCCTAGCTGGAAATATGACCGTATGCCTGAATTATTGGACGGTAAGAATGTGGCTGATTTCGTTGATCCTGAAATTGAAGCGAAGTTATTAGCCTTGgacgaagaagaagaacGTCTTGAGCGTGAAGGATATTATGATTCTGACCAAGAAATTGAGGATGCCGATGAGGAAGAGGTTCTTGAAAAAGCAAGTAGAATTCGTGAGAAAAACAAGCTGACTATGTTGGCTGCTCGCcagaagaaaattaaaaatcgTCCTGTACTTCCCCGTACCGCTGGCATTCGTACTTTAGACGAACTACAATCTTCCTTACAATCTGCTGGGCTTCCCTCAGATTCTATTGAAGAGCGGGCACGCTCCCGTGCACGTACTGCAGCAGCAAACGAAATGGCTGATGGTTCAGGTGTTGACTTGTTAATGAATGAAGGTGAAGAAATTCGCTCTAAATCTATTGCCCCACGTTCACAAAGCAACCGTCGCGAATCTGGTGTTCACGCAGAAGGTGCCAGATCTTACGCTGATCGCCTGGCTCGTGTCAAACAGATACACCGTAACCGCATGGCCAGGGCTTCTGAAAGTGATCGACATGTTATTGCTGCCAAGCCTAAACATTTGCTTAGCGGTAAACGTGGTAACGGTAAAACTCAAAGAAGGTAG